The DNA region ATCAAAATTAAATACTGCTCAAAAAGATGAGATTAAAACTTTGATAAAGAGAGACAGTAGTATTACGATTAAGAAATTAAAGATAGTGATAAAAGAAAAATTTGATATAGATATAGAAAAATCTAGTATACATAGAATGCTAGGGGCACTTGGGTTTAGGCATATTACTGGTAGAAAGAGGCATTACAAAGCTGACACATCTTCTCAAGAAGAATTCAAAAAAAAATCTACAACAAGTACACCAAGATAATCCTATGGTACCTATTTATTTTTTTGATGAGACTAGGTTTGGGACCAATACAAAACATGGTTTAGGATGGTTTGAAAAAGGCAGTAGGACTCCAGTTCCTACAAAGCTGGGATTTAAATCATTTTATCTTTATTCTGCTACAAATCATAGAGATGGAGACTCTTTTAGTTTAATTATTCCGAATGTTGATAAGGCCTGTATGCAAGTTTTTCTTAATGAATTTGCGAAACATATAACTACAAAAGTTATACTAGTGATGGATGGAGCTGGATGGCATAAAGGTCTTACAATACCAGCTAATATTGAGATTATGTACTTACCACCATATAGTCCAGAGTTAAATCCTGTAGAGAGGTTGTGGCAACATTTAAAAGATTCGGTATTAAAAAATAAAGTTTACGATTGTTTAACTAAACTTGAAGATGCTGTAATTGAATTTATTCAATCTATTTCAATAGAAACTATAAAATCTATATGTAATTGTTCATATATCTATTTATAATAGGGAAATGGTATTACATAATTTGTATGTTTTGTTTATGTATTTTCCATTTTTGAGATAAAAAATCAATTATTTCTTGATTAGCTTTACCATTTTCATTGAAGATGTGAAGCTATGGCAAAGTCGTCCTTTAGATAGAGTGTATGCAATAGTATTTTTTGATTGTTTAGTAGTGAAAGTACGTCAAGATAAACGTATTATCAATAAGTCTGTATATGTAGCATTAGGTATCGATTTACAGGGGCGAAAGGATGTTTTAGGATTGTGGATCAGTGAGAATGAAGGGGCAAAATTTTGGCTTAGTAATTTTACTGAGATGAAAAATAGAGGTATGCAAGACATGTTAATTGCTTGCAGTGATAATTTAACCGGTATGTCTGAGGCAATAGAAGCCGTATTTCCAAAAACCGAACATCAATTATGTATTGTACATCAGATTAGAAATAGTTTAAAATATGTATCATATAAAGACCGAAAAGAATTGGTAGCTGATTTAAAGCCTATTTATACAGCTAGCACAGAAGAAGAAGCACATCTTGCTTTAGAATTTTTTGAAGGTAAATGGAATAAACAATATCCACAAATTGCTAAATCATGGTATGCTCATTGGGACAATTTAATGGTTTTTCTAGGGTATCCCGAAGCAATCAGGAAGGTAATTTATACAACTAATAGTGTGGAATCTGTCAATAGTCAATTACGTAAAGTTACTAAAAATAAACGGGTTTTTCCAAATGATAACTCTGTTTTTAAGACCCTATACTTGGCAATTGATTATATGACCAAAAAATGGTCCATGCCTATCCAAAATTGGAATGCAGCCATGGCTCATTTTTTAATCAAATTTGAAGAAAGAATTTAAGGCCTTTGAAAAAATTTACACACTTAACTGGAAAGACTCCGGGGCTTTTCTCAATTTTGGGAAATCCCCATACTATACAAATGAAGCACTAGAACCTGCTACATCTATTGAGCTAGTATCACTTAATGAATTTACACCTAATAAATTATCTACTTCCTCAAATCTTTCTTTAAATTCTTGATTTTCACGTAAATCATTATATGAAGTAAGGATAATATTGCTAATAACGTCTTGGTATTCCTTATTACCTATAACAAACTTCTGAGCGTCTTTCAAAGCATCAGTTAATACTTTAAATTCCAATTCTTTTAATTTTGGGGTACGTTTATTAAACTCATCAAATACTCCAAGTAATTTCTTAAACTCTTCTATTTTACCCCTTCCAAGAAACCCAGCTAAAACAAGTTTCTCAGCTTCAAAGAAAGCGCTCTTTCTTTCTTGACTAATCGCAGGATTTTTATCATAAAATCTCGTCTGAACCCAATTTACAACCCTATCTAACCTATTTTCTCTAATTGAATCAGCTAAAAATTCAGTAAGGTGATCCCTTGCTGATTGATATTCTAGCATTTCTCTT from Candidatus Tisiphia endosymbiont of Beris chalybata includes:
- a CDS encoding IS256 family transposase, with amino-acid sequence MISFTIFIEDVKLWQSRPLDRVYAIVFFDCLVVKVRQDKRIINKSVYVALGIDLQGRKDVLGLWISENEGAKFWLSNFTEMKNRGMQDMLIACSDNLTGMSEAIEAVFPKTEHQLCIVHQIRNSLKYVSYKDRKELVADLKPIYTASTEEEAHLALEFFEGKWNKQYPQIAKSWYAHWDNLMVFLGYPEAIRKVIYTTNSVESVNSQLRKVTKNKRVFPNDNSVFKTLYLAIDYMTKKWSMPIQNWNAAMAHFLIKFEERI
- a CDS encoding helix-turn-helix domain-containing protein, producing the protein MPKVSKMINDELVLKAREALNNGGKNGVVVTRLKAILASSKHGIKKVAEVYDINRSSLHRWVALFRDQGIDGLKNIAKPSRSKLNTAQKDEIKTLIKRDSSITIKKLKIVIKEKFDIDIEKSSIHRMLGALGFRHITGRKRHYKADTSSQEEFKKKSTTSTPR
- a CDS encoding IS630 family transposase, with translation MVPIYFFDETRFGTNTKHGLGWFEKGSRTPVPTKLGFKSFYLYSATNHRDGDSFSLIIPNVDKACMQVFLNEFAKHITTKVILVMDGAGWHKGLTIPANIEIMYLPPYSPELNPVERLWQHLKDSVLKNKVYDCLTKLEDAVIEFIQSISIETIKSICNCSYIYL